One window of Bacteroidota bacterium genomic DNA carries:
- a CDS encoding ribonuclease Z, with product MPTLHLLGTGAAVSSPDRTVTMLAVEDGPEVHVVDCGGDVVQRMLQAGLFADDLRALYLTHAHPDHIAGFPLFLEKVWLMGRRAPIPIYGPADALDAARRLFSVFDTASWDGLPECVWYPITMEPHTPVLTTGRFQVTATPTVHPLPTTALRFEARRTGTSMTYSCDTAPSDHICALAAGTNLLVHEANGTVPGVHSSAEDAAACAKKADAERLVLVHLPPQVEEATLEASRALVPDLELGVDGARYEF from the coding sequence ATGCCCACGTTGCACCTCCTCGGCACCGGCGCAGCGGTCTCGTCGCCGGATCGCACGGTCACCATGCTAGCCGTAGAGGACGGGCCAGAGGTGCACGTCGTCGACTGTGGCGGCGATGTCGTCCAGCGGATGCTCCAGGCTGGACTCTTTGCCGACGACCTTCGCGCACTCTATCTCACGCACGCCCACCCGGATCACATCGCTGGCTTTCCGCTCTTCCTGGAGAAAGTCTGGCTCATGGGCCGACGTGCTCCCATTCCGATCTACGGACCGGCCGATGCCCTCGATGCAGCGCGGCGCCTCTTTTCGGTGTTTGATACGGCAAGCTGGGACGGCCTACCGGAATGTGTCTGGTATCCGATCACAATGGAGCCCCACACCCCAGTGCTGACTACGGGCCGCTTCCAAGTCACGGCAACGCCAACGGTGCACCCCCTTCCGACAACCGCCCTTCGCTTCGAGGCACGCCGGACAGGCACCTCCATGACCTACTCGTGCGACACGGCACCGTCAGACCACATTTGCGCTCTAGCGGCGGGTACCAACCTGCTCGTCCACGAGGCTAACGGCACCGTCCCCGGGGTCCACTCGTCCGCGGAGGACGCGGCCGCCTGCGCGAAGAAGGCCGACGCCGAACGCCTCGTCCTCGTCCATCTGCCGCCCCAGGTCGAGGAAGCGACACTGGAGGCCAGCCGGGCGCTCGTTCCCGACCTCGAACTTGGCGTCGATGGCGCGCGCTACGAGTTTTAG
- a CDS encoding zf-HC2 domain-containing protein, whose product MTTPHLPAGRDHQSHAQYEVLLDLYVDGELPFADQPALFAHLADCTACRAQFNALMAFRIAARQEHLPVTPSMDAAFFARLDQAKRPRPHPAATRAEDRQPFRGLKRRVSIRTALVFSLVLFAVGLLTAQPAEPEPSAVPVRIVDDADPAEALYVIYPGITVEEEREEAGAE is encoded by the coding sequence ATGACGACCCCGCACTTGCCTGCTGGCCGAGACCATCAGAGCCACGCCCAGTACGAGGTGCTCCTCGACCTCTATGTGGACGGCGAACTCCCCTTCGCCGACCAGCCAGCGCTCTTCGCGCATCTCGCTGACTGTACGGCCTGCCGCGCCCAATTCAACGCCCTGATGGCGTTTCGGATTGCTGCTCGCCAGGAACACCTGCCCGTGACGCCGTCTATGGACGCCGCGTTTTTCGCGCGCCTCGACCAGGCGAAGCGGCCGCGGCCGCACCCTGCCGCCACCCGGGCAGAGGACCGCCAGCCCTTTCGGGGCCTGAAGCGCCGCGTCTCAATCCGTACCGCGCTCGTGTTCTCGCTCGTGCTCTTCGCCGTTGGGCTGCTCACGGCACAGCCGGCCGAGCCCGAGCCAAGCGCCGTGCCTGTCCGCATCGTCGATGACGCCGACCCGGCCGAGGCACTCTACGTGATCTATCCCGGCATCACCGTCGAAGAGGAGCGGGAAGAAGCCGGAGCGGAGTAG
- a CDS encoding TatD family hydrolase → MLIDTHVHLYHRKYEIDRTAVVERAAEVGVARLLLPAIDVPSIHDALALCDAYPGAVFAMTGVHPSEVKEAADEDFEAAAALADDPRVVAIGESGLDYYWDRSFNDKQHDFLRRHACLAIEADLPLVLHNRDQRGSDACSRDLVEILRDVRRSHPEGERLRGVFHCFGGPLWLTQAVLDLGFHMGIGGTLTFKNGSVAEAIADVPLDRIVLETDGPYLAPTPHRGMRNEPAYVRLVAEHLANARGLTMEDIARQTTHNAEQLFGLPVTT, encoded by the coding sequence ATGCTGATCGACACCCACGTCCACCTCTACCATCGGAAGTACGAAATCGATCGGACCGCCGTCGTCGAGCGTGCCGCCGAGGTGGGCGTAGCGCGGCTGCTCCTGCCCGCCATCGACGTGCCTTCGATTCACGACGCGCTCGCGCTCTGTGACGCGTACCCAGGCGCAGTCTTCGCGATGACGGGAGTCCACCCGAGCGAGGTCAAGGAGGCTGCGGACGAGGACTTTGAGGCGGCTGCGGCGCTTGCAGACGACCCGCGCGTTGTCGCGATTGGAGAGAGCGGCCTCGATTACTACTGGGACCGCTCGTTCAACGACAAGCAGCACGATTTTCTGCGCCGTCACGCGTGTCTCGCCATTGAGGCTGACTTGCCTCTGGTGCTCCACAACCGCGACCAACGTGGGAGCGATGCGTGCTCCCGTGACCTCGTTGAGATCCTTCGCGACGTACGGCGGAGCCACCCCGAAGGCGAACGGCTACGTGGCGTCTTCCACTGCTTCGGCGGTCCGCTGTGGTTGACCCAGGCCGTGCTCGACCTTGGTTTTCACATGGGCATCGGGGGCACGCTCACCTTCAAGAACGGTAGCGTGGCCGAGGCCATCGCGGACGTGCCGCTGGACCGAATCGTGCTGGAAACGGACGGTCCATACCTCGCGCCGACGCCGCATCGTGGAATGCGCAACGAGCCAGCGTACGTCCGTCTTGTCGCCGAGCATCTTGCGAACGCACGTGGCCTCACGATGGAGGACATAGCGCGGCAGACGACGCACAACGCCGAGCAGCTATTCGGTTTACCTGTAACGACCTAA
- a CDS encoding RNA polymerase sigma factor — MSASSDPPEYTAHSGHRATAVIDDRALIEAFQKGDEFAFVSLYNRYKAPVYGFCAKLLLDREAAEDVMQETFLRVYENRDRLLNAGAFRSWLFTIARNQCLNHLRTRGRTRPFPEHAPEPPAPSRETPFRHLLKAEQVDLVNRFLGELSPEYREVIVLREYQNLSYDEIAAVTRNTVSSVKSRLFKARRKLGQFLQPWIEPEPAPVPSTSTPSS; from the coding sequence GTGTCAGCTTCCTCGGATCCCCCCGAATACACCGCCCACTCTGGTCACCGCGCCACCGCCGTCATCGACGATCGCGCGCTCATCGAGGCCTTCCAGAAGGGCGATGAGTTCGCCTTTGTGAGCCTGTACAACCGCTACAAGGCTCCCGTCTACGGCTTCTGCGCCAAACTGCTCCTCGACCGAGAGGCCGCCGAGGACGTGATGCAGGAGACGTTTCTCCGGGTCTACGAGAACCGCGATCGCCTCCTCAACGCTGGAGCGTTCCGGTCCTGGCTCTTCACGATCGCGCGCAACCAATGCCTCAACCATTTACGTACACGCGGCCGGACTCGGCCTTTCCCAGAACATGCGCCCGAGCCTCCAGCGCCCAGCCGCGAGACGCCCTTTCGCCACCTACTCAAGGCCGAACAGGTCGACCTCGTGAACCGCTTCCTGGGCGAACTCTCGCCGGAGTACCGCGAGGTGATCGTGCTGCGCGAGTACCAGAATCTGTCGTACGACGAGATCGCAGCCGTGACTCGTAACACGGTGTCATCGGTCAAGAGCCGCCTCTTCAAGGCTCGACGCAAGCTCGGGCAGTTTCTCCAGCCGTGGATCGAGCCCGAGCCCGCACCGGTGCCCTCCACGTCGACTCCTTCTTCCTGA